Proteins encoded together in one Musa acuminata AAA Group cultivar baxijiao chromosome BXJ3-6, Cavendish_Baxijiao_AAA, whole genome shotgun sequence window:
- the LOC135584042 gene encoding leucine-rich repeat protein 2-like, with protein MDSVSPLKLPLQSPLPSPLLVVPRYPRMASLPVLLPCLLLLLAASPALSTNPEGEALHAWRTRLTDPTNVLQSWDPTLVNPCTWFHVTCDSQNRVIRLDLGNSNISGSIGPELGGLERLQYLELYRNNFQGKIPAELGNLKSLISMDLYGNQLQGEIPKSFAKLKSLRFLRLNNNRLSGSIPRELVFLSNLKVLDLSNNDLCGTIPIDGPFANFPLQSFDNNSRLNGPELQGLVPYDIGC; from the exons ATGGATAGTGTCTCCCCCTTGAAGCTTCCATTACAGAGTCCTCTCCCCTCTCCCCTCCTCGTTGTCCCCCGTTATCCTCGAATGGCTTCTCTTCCGGTGCTGCTTCCCTGCCTCCTCCTGCTCCTCGCCGCTTCTCCGGCCTTGTCCACCAACCCCGAAG GGGAAGCGTTGCACGCATGGAGGACGCGGCTGACGGATCCCACCAACGTGCTGCAGAGCTGGGATCCCACCCTCGTCAACCCCTGCACCTGGTTCCATGTCACCTGCGACTCCCAGAACCGTGTTATCCGCCT GGACCTGGGGAACTCCAACATTTCCGGCTCTATTGGCCCCGAGCTTGGCGGCCTCGAGCGCCTCCAGTACCT GGAGCTCTACCGGAACAACTTCCAAGGCAAGATCCCGGCGGAGCTGGGCAACTTGAAGAGCCTCATCAGCATGGACTTGTACGGGAACCAGCTGCAGGGAGAGATCCCCAAGTCCTTCGCCAAGTTGAAGTCACTTAGATTCTT GCGGCTAAACAACAACAGGCTTTCCGGATCCATTCCCAGAGAGCTTGTCTTCCTCTCAAATCTCAAAGTCCT GGACCTCTCAAACAATGATCTTTGTGGAACCATTCCGATCGATGGGCCATTCGCCAACTTCCCCCTTCAGAG TTTTGACAACAACAGCAGACTCAATGGACCTGAGCTGCAAGGCCTGGTCCCGTACGATATCGGCTGTTGA
- the LOC135639577 gene encoding small ribosomal subunit protein uS14, with protein sequence MGHSNVWNSHPKNYGPGSRVCRVCGNPHGLIRKYGLMCCRQCFRSNAKEIGFIKYR encoded by the exons ATGGGGCACTCGAACGTCTGGAACTCGCACCCCAAGAACTATGGACCTGGTTCTCGTGTTTG CCGAGTTTGTGGGAACCCCCATGGACTGATCAGGAAGTATGGACTTATGTGTTGCAGACAGTGCTTCCGCAGCAACGCCAAAGAAATTGGCTTTATTAAG TACCGCTGA
- the LOC135639575 gene encoding scarecrow-like protein 32 — MMQFTTSVPLLPPIGPDGLSLLLEEDDAPKPSLGGSWPWRGRLLASPLGSFNTASCMEQLLIHFANAIESNDATLAQQILWVLNNIAPPDGDCNQRLTSAFLRALIARASRTGSCKILTAVAARADAELALHLHRFSAIDLANFIDLTPWHRFGYAAANAAIAEAVEGLPLVHIVDLSTTHCMQMPTLIDLLANRPEGPPFIRLTVSGLTTTAAPPILNMTYDELGSRLVNFARSRNVAMEFVVIPTDPSDAFVSLIEQLRVQQLVSEGEALIVNCQMLLHYIPEETVGVIASTTNVSPPMLSLRTLFLKALRSLGPTLVTVVDEDADFTACDVVRRLRSAFNYLWIPYDAVDTFLPKGSEQRRWYEAGVGWKIENVIAEEGVQRVERLERKGRWAQRMRATGFRSVRFTEEAAGEVKSMLDEHAAGWGMKRDEEDLMLTWKGHNVVFATAWLPA, encoded by the coding sequence ATGATGCAATTCACTACAAGTGTACCACTGCTGCCTCCTATCGGTCCCGATGGGTTAAGCCTGTTGTTGGAAGAGGACGACGCGCCGAAGCCCTCCTTAGGTGGTTCGTGGCCGTGGCGTGGCCGCCTTCTGGCCTCCCCCCTCGGCAGCTTCAACACCGCCAGCTGCATGGAGCAGCTGCTCATCCATTTCGCCAACGCCATCGAGAGCAACGACGCCACCCTCGCCCAGCAGATCTTGTGGGTTCTCAACAACATCGCTCCCCCGGACGGCGACTGCAACCAGCGCCTGACGTCCGCCTTCCTCCGCGCCCTTATCGCCCGAGCCTCGAGGACCGGCTCCTGCAAGATTCTCACGGCTGTGGCGGCACGTGCCGACGCCGAACTCGCCCTCCACCTCCACCGCTTCTCGGCCATCGACCTTGCCAACTTCATCGATCTAACTCCCTGGCACCGCTTCGGCTACGCTGCTGCGAACGCTGCCATCGCAGAGGCGGTCGAGGGGCTACCCCTGGTCCATATCGTCGATCTCAGCACCACCCACTGCATGCAGATGCCGACCCTCATCGACCTGCTAGCCAATCGTCCCGAAGGCCCGCCGTTCATAAGGCTCACCGTTTCAGGCCTCACGACGACTGCGGCGCCGCCGATTCTGAACATGACGTACGATGAATTGGGGTCGCGGCTGGTCAATTTCGCGCGTTCTAGGAACGTAGCTATGGAGTTCGTAGTGATCCCTACTGATCCCAGCGATGCGTTCGTTTCACTGATCGAACAACTAAGGGTTCAACAGTTAGTCTCCGAAGGCGAAGCCCTGATCGTGAACTGTCAGATGCTGCTGCACTACATACCAGAGGAGACGGTCGGAGTGATCGCCTCCACCACGAACGTAAGTCCACCAATGCTCTCCCTCCGGACATTGTTCCTCAAGGCTCTACGAAGCCTGGGGCCTACACTGGTGACGGTGGTGGACGAGGACGCCGACTTCACGGCGTGCGACGTGGTCAGGAGGCTGCGGTCGGCGTTCAACTACCTGTGGATCCCGTATGACGCGGTGGACACGTTTCTACCCAAGGGGAGCGAGCAGCGGCGGTGGTACGAGGCCGGGGTGGGGTGGAAGATCGAGAACGTGATCGCGGAAGAGGGTGTGCAGAGAGTGGAGCGGCTGGAGCGGAAGGGGAGGTGGGCGCAGAGGATGAGGGCCACGGGGTTCCGGTCGGTGCGGTTCACGGAGGAGGCGGCGGGGGAAGTGAAGAGCATGCTGGACGAGCACGCGGCTGGGTGGGGGATGAAGAGGGATGAGGAGGACTTGATGCTCACTTGGAAAGGGCACAACGTGGTGTTCGCCACGGCTTGGCTGCCTGCTTGA
- the LOC135640277 gene encoding transcription factor bHLH84-like: MEPQGLALEASWKSFDPLMSVEESEVMTQLFCSMQDQDPSTGIQHLLCFDHNANTFHCSDDSGCNPYYWNQGICTPAADEGYYLLEQIATPSFPVEVSSDEAVESIPKPHLPDPHASQAIKRGLHVGDHEVPAMVEEDDNHMASLRKKARAMAPVTSKKVHRSGRYADEEERNGDMNLHGSCCYSSEDDSNGSQELKGAGATSCSSKGSAAMNPNERNTRAGRGSATDPQSLYARKRRQRINERLRILQSLIPNGTKVDISTMLEEAVRYVKFLQLQIKLLSSEELWMYAPIAYNGMNLGFDLKIAPQSQQ, from the exons ATGGAGCCTCAAGGACTGGCATTGGAGGCAAGCTGGAAGTCCTTTGATCCATTAATGTCAGTGGAGGAGTCTGAAGTCATGACACAGCTATTTTGTTCTATGCAAGATCAAGATCCAAGCACTGGGATCCAACACTTGCTTTGTTTTGATCATAATGCTAATACTTTCCACTGTTCTGATGATTCTGGCTGCAATCCGTACTATTGGAATCAAGGCATTTGCACGCCTGCTGCTGATGAAGGCTACTACTTGCTCGAGCAAATCGCCACCCCATCCTTTCCAGTTGAAGTCAGCAGTGATGAAGCTGTTGAATCTATTCCGAAACCTCATCTTCCTGATCCTCATGCCTCGCAAGCCATCAAGAGAGGGTTGCATGTTGGTGACCATGAAGTGCCCGCAATGGTAGAAGAGGATGACAACCATATGGCAAGTCTCAGGAAGAAGGCCCGAGCCATGGCACCT GTGACCTCCAAGAAGGTTCATAGAAGTGGTCGGTATGCTGACGAGGAAGAGAGGAATGGTGACATGAATCTTCACGGCTCCTGTTGCTACAGCTCGGAGGATGACTCAAATGGGTCTCAGGAGCTCAAGGGAGCAGGCGCCACGAGCTGCAGCTCGAAAGGGTCTGCGGCCATGAATCCAAACGAGAGGAATACAAGAGCTGGTCGAGGGTCAGCAACCGATCCACAGAGCCTCTATGCGAGG AAGAGGAGGCAAAGGATCAATGAGAGGCTGAGGATTTTGCAGAGTTTGATTCCAAATGGAACGAAA GTAGACATCAGCACGATGCTTGAAGAAGCAGTGAGGTATGTGAAGTTCTTGCAGCTCCAAATCAAG CTCTTGAGCTCCGAGGAGCTGTGGATGTATGCTCCCATTGCTTACAATGGCATGAACCTTGGATTCGACCTAAAGATCGCTCCACAGTCTCAGCAGTGA
- the LOC135640494 gene encoding uncharacterized protein LOC135640494 — MGRYMKQHDKEYLKMAILKQETAFRQQVHELHRLYQVQHLLMREMKNTNKKIQLDEHCRALDLELPAEQFSGKQHRNVVLETYQESDLQLTLATGSSTRRKETSTASDCGSSFSSSSTQSGTTKQNGNRSGLFQVPEIDMRFNHDRHSGFKIEEQMRQDGVKQRTWFSQCLGMNMT; from the exons ATGGGGAGATACATGAAGCAGCATGACAAAGAATACTTGAAGATGGCCATCTTGAAGCAGGAAACTGCCTTTCGACAACAG GTGCATGAACTCCACCGTCTATACCAAGTTCAGCATCTGCTGATGAGAGAAATGAAGAACACCAACAAGAAGATCCAACTGGACGAACATTGCAGGGCACTTGATCTGGAGCTGCCGGCAGAACAATTCAGTGGAAAGCAACATAGAAATGTGGTGTTGGAGACTTACCAGGAAAGCGACTTACAGCTGACGCTTGCAACCGGAAGCAGCACCCGACGAAAAGAAACATCAACTGCTTCAGATTGTGGATCTAGTTTTTCTTCATCTTCAACACAGTCTGGAACTACAAAACAAAATGGCAACAGATCAGGACTGTTCCAGGTTCCTGAGATTGATATGAGGTTCAATCATGATAGGCATAGTGGATTCAAGATTGAGGAACAAATGAGACAGGATGGTGTAAAGCAGCGTACTTGGTTTTCTCAATGTTTGGGCATGAACATGACATGA
- the LOC135641575 gene encoding casein kinase II subunit alpha-2-like produces MSKARVYTDVNVLRPKDYWDYESLTVQWGNQDDYEVVRKVGRGKYSEVFEGINVTNNERCIIKILKPVKKKKIKREIKILQNICGGPNIVKLFDIVRDQHSKTPSLIFEYVNSTDFKVLYPTLTDYDIRYYIYELLKALDYCHSQGIMHRDVKPHNVMIDHELRKLRLIDWGLAEFYHPGKEYNVRVASRYFKGPELLVDLQDYDYSLDMWSLGCMFAGMIFRKEPFFYGHDNHDQLVKIAKVLGTDELNAYLNKYRLELDPQLDALVGRHSRKPWSKFINADNQHLVSPEAIDFLDKLLQYDHQDRLTAREAMAHPYFHQVRAAENSRMRTQ; encoded by the exons ATGTCGAAAGCCCGGGTATATACCGACGTTAATGTTCTCCGGCCCAAGGATTACTGGGATTACGAGTCGCTCACCGTTCAATGGGG GAATCAGGATGATTATGAGGTTGTGAGGAAAGTTGGAAGAGGGAAGTACAGTGAGGTCTTTGAAGGCATTAATGTAACCAATAATGAGCGATGCATCATCAAGATCCTAAAGCCTGTGAAGAAAAAGAAG ATTAAGAGGGAGATAAAAATACTTCAGAACATTTGTGGTGGCCCAAATATTGTGAAGCTTTTTGATATTGTCAGAGATCAGCATTCAAAAACTCCTAGCTTGATATTTGAATATGTTAACAGTACAGACTTCAAAGTCTTGTACCCTACATTGACGGATTATGACATACGATACTATATTTATGAGCTTCTCAAG GCACTAGATTACTGCCATTCTCAAGGAATCATGCATAGAGATGTCAAGCCCCATAATGTCATGATAGATCATGAACTACGGAAACTCAGGCTAATAGACTGGGGACTTGCTGAGTTTTATCATCCTGGCAAGGAGTACAATGTTCGTGTAGCATCAAG ATACTTCAAGGGTCCTGAGCTCCTGGTTGACTTGCAAGATTATGACTATTCACTGGACATGTGGAGTCTTGGTTGCATGTTTGCTGGAATG ATATTTCGCAAGGAACCTTTCTTCTATGGTCATGACAATCATGATCAGCTTGTTAAAATTGCTAAG GTACTTGGTACTGATGAACTCAATGCATATCTTAACAAGTACCGTCTAGAGCTTGATCCACAGCTTGATGCTCTTGTTGGAAG GCATAGCAGGAAACCATGGTCTAAATTTATCAATGCAGACAATCAGCATCTTGTTTCTCCAGAG GCAATAGATTTTCTTGATAAACTCCTTCAATATGATCACCAGGATAGGCTCACAGCGCGAGAAGCAATG GCGCATCCATATTTCCATCAAGTGAGGGCTGCAGAGAATAGCAGGATGCGGACCCAATAA